A region of Pseudorasbora parva isolate DD20220531a chromosome 14, ASM2467924v1, whole genome shotgun sequence DNA encodes the following proteins:
- the LOC137040049 gene encoding ribonuclease-like 3, with the protein MEIHPSAVILLLVFCVSFSALHAQPDHIKPRYQKFLNQHFGPDMSEQKCSSEIRKRGITGTDDGCKPVNTFIQANSNNIRAVCGRGGTPQGGNLFKSNQPFPVITCKLQSGVRPPRCEYGKGKMSTRYVVLGCAEGWPVHYEEGIPKKTSQTTVLF; encoded by the coding sequence ATGGAGATTCATCCGTCTGCTGTGATTCTGCTGCTGGTCTTCTGTGTGTCGTTCTCCGCTCTTCATGCTCAACCAGACCATATAAAGCCCCGTTATCAAAAATTCCTCAATCAGCATTTCGGCCCTGATATGAGCGAGCAGAAGTGTAGCAGTGAAATCAGAAAAAGAGGCATTACTGGAACTGATGATGGCTGCAAACCTGTCAACACCTTCATACAAGCAAACTCAAATAATATAAGAGCGGTTTGTGGCAGAGGAGGAACTCCACAGGGCGGTAACCTGTTTAAGAGCAACCAGCCTTTTCCTGTCATCACATGCAAATTACAAAGTGGGGTGAGACCCCCAAGATGTGAATATGGTAAAGGGAAGATGTCCACTCGTTATGTAGTGTTGGGCTGTGCAGAAGGCTGGCCTGTACATTATGAAGAAGGCATACCGAAGAAGACCTCACAGACCACtgtgttattttaa